In the Magnolia sinica isolate HGM2019 chromosome 15, MsV1, whole genome shotgun sequence genome, one interval contains:
- the LOC131228152 gene encoding putative disease resistance protein RGA1: protein MGTLPPQHLARLSDDDCWSLFKQRAFEHGRQEHPNLIMLGKEIVKKCGGVPLAAKALGSLMHFKTEEREWLFVKESDIWNLPEEDNHILPALRLSYYHLPPHLKQCFAYCSIFPKDHIIEKEKLIRLWMAEDFIKSSGRSQQIEDVGGEYFNNLLWRSFFQDVRKNKDGNIVMCKMHDLMHDLACSVAGNECSIEKEKNVVLSIPNRSRRLLLECGYNICVLIDPEPSRRANHLRTLLVLSSLHFSIPHNVLVHFMFLRVLDLNNVNVTTELLDSISSLKHLRYLELCIGIQALPESICTLYHLQTLRLSYCDFLKELPRNMSKMTSLRHLEIDFCHQLTHMPANMGELKFLQTLPIFIVGKDSGCGIRELQGLNLGGELTIRNLQNVMCAADAQEANLKDKPNLHKLHFSWGPDINLQLEGNVEQTLEGLRPHQNLKRLTVEEYMGVRFPRWMCSSSLPNLIEVSVINCRRCEQLPPLGHLPFLKVLVIQGMDAVKSIGNHFYGGNDVTESFPSLKELAIQDMPNLEEWSGSNGRVLPCLNQLFIRGCPKLTTLPCLPSLKELELTDGNEMLLGSVANLAALESLSIWGCSMLVSLPEELQNLASLRSLRIDGCNGLTSLRLQGLSSLQSLSIEGCQSLTSLTGGLQHLTALHSLKIIDC from the coding sequence ATGGGCACTCTCCCTCCACAGCATTTGGCAAGATTATCAGACGATGATTGTTGGTCTCTGTTCAAGCAGCGGGCGTTTGAGCATGGAAGACAAGAACATCCAAACCTTATAATGCTTGGAAAAGAAATTGTGAAGAAGTGTGGGGGCGTCCCTTTGGCGGCGAAGGCGCTCGGAAGCTTGATGCACTTCAAAACAGAGGAAAGAGAGTGGTTGTTTGTCAAAGAAAGTGACATTTGGAATCTACCCGAAGAAGATAATCACATTTTACCTGCTCTGAGGTTGAGTTATTATCATCTTCCACCACATTTGAAGCAATGCTTTGCATACTGCTCAATATTTCCAAAAGATCATATAATCGAGAAGGAGAAGCTGATCCGACTATGGATGGCAGAAGATTTTATTAAATCATCGGGCAGAAGTCAACAAATAGAAGACGTCGGTGGAGAGTATTTCAATAATCTATTATGGCGGTCCTTCTTTCAAGATGTTCGGAAAAATAAAGATGGGAATATAGTAATGTGCAAGATGCATGACCTCATGCATGATCTTGCATGCTCTGTTGCTGGGAATGAATGCTCGATTGAGAAGGAAAAGAATGTGGTACTGAGTATCCCTAACAGATCTCGTCGTTTGTTGTTGGAGTGCGGGTATAATATATGTGTCCTAATAGACCCAGAGCCCTCAAGGAGAGCAAACCATTTGCGAACGCTGCTTGTGCTTAGTAGTCTGCATTTCAGCATTCCTCATAATGTTTTGGTACATTTTATGTTCTTACGCGTGCTAGATTTAAACAATGTGAATGTCACCACGGAGTTGTTGGATTCAATCAGCAGTTTGAAGCACTTGAGATACCTCGAGCTGTGTATAGGAATACAAGCCCTTCCTGAATCCATTTGCACCCTTTACCATTTGCAAACCTTGAGACTCTCATATTGTGATTTTCTCAAAGAGTTACCCAGGAACATGAGCAAAATGACTAGCCTAAGACATCTTGAAATTGATTTCTGTCATCAATTGACCCATATGCCAGCTAATATGGGAGAACTAAAGTTCCTTCAGACCTTGCCAATATTCATAGTTGGTAAGGATAGTGGATGTGGTATAAGAGAGTTGCAAGGTCTAAACCTTGGAGGAGAATTGACTATTCGAAACCTCCAGAATGTGATGTGTGCAGCAGATGCCCAGGAAGCAAACTTGAAGGATAAGCCGAACCTTCATAAGTTACACTTTTCATGGGGTCCGGATATTAATCTTCAGTTGGAAGGAAATGTCGAGCAAACCCTTGAAGGTCTCCGACCACATCAAAATCTCAAAAGGTTGACTGTGGAAGAGTACATGGGTGTCAGATTTCCGCGTTGGATGTGTTCTTCATCACTTCCAAATCTGATTGAAGTTTCAGTGATTAATTGCAGAAGATGCGAACAACTCCCCCCGCTCGGCCACTTACCATTCCTGAAGGTTCTTGTGATACAAGGAATGGATGCCGTGAAATCTATTGGCAACCATTTCTATGGCGGCAATGATGTCACAGAGTCATTCCCATCACTGAAAGAACTcgccatccaagatatgcctaATTTAGAGGAGTGGTCAGGATCCAATGGAAGAGTACTCCCCTGCCTTAACCAATTATTTATCCGGGGATGTCCAAAGTTAACAACACTTCCATGCCTGCCATCTCTAAAAGAATTGGAATTGACGGATGGTAATGAGATGTTGTTAGGTTCAGTGGCAAACCTTGCTGCTCTAGAGTCTCTGTCTATTTGGGGCTGCAGTATGTTGGTATCTTTGCCAGAGGAGTTACAAAACCTCGCCTCTCTCCGTTCTCTGCGGATTGATGGGTGCAATGGTCTAACGTCCTTGAGACTACAAGGCTTGAGCTCTCTTCAATCTCTATCCATCGAGGGGTGTCAAAGTTTAACGAGTTTGACAGGGGGACTGCAACACCTCACTGCCTTGCATTCCTTGAAAATTATTGATTGTTAG
- the LOC131227461 gene encoding putative disease resistance protein RGA3: protein MAEAVVSGFLQLVIEKLASPILEKCKLFWGFHKEMENLRSRLSTIQAVLEDAEEQPVKSKALQNWLGKLKDVVYDADDILDEFTIEAKVEAKRRKLQIGTFSASNLVSRSNMADKIKEIGQRLDKIAEERSQFHLIGGERVSDIKGREPTDSFVIESDVYGREEDKRRVMELLISNDNGEDVIVIPIVGMGGLGKTTLAQLAYNDVRVATHFVLRMWVCVSDHFSLSKVTKDIIESATHSKCDLQSID, encoded by the coding sequence ATGGCAGAAGCAGTTGTATCCGGCTTTCTTCAACTAGTTATTGAAAAACTAGCATCGCCAATCCTAGAAAAGTGTAAACTGTTCTGGGGTTTTCACAAGGAGATGGAAAATCTAAGAAGCCGGTTATCAACGATACAAGCAGTGCTTGAAGATGCGGAGGAGCAGCCAGTAAAGAGCAAGGCGTTACAGAATTGGCTGGGAAAGCTTAAAGATGTGGTTTATGATGCAGATGACATATTGGATGAGTTCACAATCGAAGCAAAAGTGGAAGCTAAACGCAGAAAATTGCAGATCGGCACCTTTTCAGCATCGAACCTGGTGTCCCGTTCAAATATGGCAGATAAGATAAAGGAGATAGGGCAGAGATTAGATAAGATTGCTGAAGAGAGGTCTCAATTCCATTTGATAGGGGGAGAACGGGTGTCAGATATTAAAGGCCGAGAACCAACTGATTCATTTGTAATCGAATCAGATGTTTATGGAAGGGAAGAAGATAAAAGAAGGGTAATGGAATTACTGATTAGCAACGATAACGGAGAGGATGTTATAGTCATCCCCATAGTCGGTATGGGGGGCCTTGGGAAGACCACACTCGCTCAGTTAGCTTACAATGACGTGAGGGTAGCAACGCATTTTGTATTAAGAATGTGGGTTTGTGTGTCCGACCATTTCAGTCTGAGTAAGGTAACAAAAGATATCATAGAGTCAGCAACCCATAGCAAATGTGATCTCCAAAGCATCGATTAG